One window from the genome of Cryobacterium sp. GrIS_2_6 encodes:
- a CDS encoding arsenate reductase ArsC: MSEKPTVLFVCIHNAGRSQMAAGYLRALSGGAVEVRSGGSEPGDQINPMAIQAMSEEGIDISQAVPQLMTTEQVRESDVVITMGCGDVCPIFPGKRYEDWELVDPKGKSIDEVRPIRDDIKARVEALLAELLLAAV, encoded by the coding sequence GTGTCTGAGAAGCCCACCGTCTTGTTCGTCTGCATCCACAATGCCGGTCGCTCGCAGATGGCCGCCGGCTACCTGCGCGCCCTGTCCGGCGGCGCCGTCGAGGTGCGCTCCGGCGGCTCGGAGCCGGGCGACCAGATCAATCCGATGGCGATCCAGGCCATGAGCGAAGAGGGCATCGACATCTCCCAGGCCGTTCCGCAACTGATGACCACCGAGCAGGTGCGCGAGTCCGACGTCGTCATCACCATGGGCTGCGGCGACGTCTGCCCGATCTTCCCCGGCAAGCGTTACGAGGACTGGGAGCTCGTCGACCCCAAGGGCAAGAGCATCGACGAGGTGCGCCCGATCCGCGACGACATCAAGGCGCGCGTCGAGGCCCTCCTCGCCGAACTCCTCCTGGCCGCGGTCTAG